A window of the Drosophila simulans strain w501 chromosome 2L, Prin_Dsim_3.1, whole genome shotgun sequence genome harbors these coding sequences:
- the LOC6730617 gene encoding uncharacterized protein LOC6730617 isoform X2, giving the protein MRHLIMTPASLSASTPTLSTLHHQRMALQSQSQSPLASPLTPSPSSVFGSPKFPANYERSEKIKLKKVLGLTVCSNAALDVSPVSGLLAYPAGCTVVLFNAKRQTQAYLVNTSRKAFTSVAFSRCGRYVATGECGINPAIKVWELETPNGSLEHCSGGSVVAEFVDHKYAVTCVAFSPTGKYLVSVGSQHDMIVNVFDWRANLKMASNKISSKVAAVCFSEDGSYFVTVGNRHVKYWYLEGGRKYKDPIPLMGRSAILGDLRDNDFCAVACGKGICAESTYAITRQGHLVEFSSRRLLDKWVQCRTTNANCICVNERFILVGCAESIIRIFNAATLEYVTTLPRTHYLGVDVAQGIQINHIMSVPQQAKFPDCIAMVFDEQRSKVSCVYNDHSLYIWDLRDISRVGKSHSFLYHSTCIWGVETVPYNVEREPSQTLPEECFVTCSSDDTIRVWGLDGCTNNDIYRRNIYSKELLKIVYSDDELQFIKDQGSSLFDKAGNSSYDGRNGVRCIKISPELQHLASGDRCGNIRVYSLVNLRLLTTIEAHESEVLCLEYSNEKIERKLLASASRDRLIHVFDVAQNYLLLQTLDDHSSSITSIKFVGAGLNFQMISCGADKSIMFRSFQGNIFMRGTNTSGKTTLYDMEVDSNAKHILTACQDRNVRVYGTQNAKQTKTFKGSHSDEGSLIKLSLDPSGIYVATSCTDKTLAVYDYYSNECMARMYGHSELVTGLKFTNDCRHLISASGDGCIFIWQVPHDMIVTMQARMSQQRLRSGHAPLPRPLAPISPPDGIVLESPTSEIEQPQLQPKFGVAERFSDVGQLPQWAMRKAAADSDSGALSIPTPIGGSATVPGMHAASSMGNLSSSPSQQMTGLAPRARGRWAQRSTQLETADDLRSNSESPLGTVSSVGGHSGVNVQTSDYNSASSKDITYNQTYLSEDSSIDSGMETRRGELKFIGSSNNGTVVTVSSVSSMAVFASNGAMSTGSGAAQQRLQLPDKRLKPGLRFDTHTHDHDGDVEDISDGERTSSDHGMFYNNLAPSTPTDFKVTAMNEDELRKSVRRQKFEKSGLQLTPSALSGNGSSHTASTGTGTSDTEDEGSTPSAENAERSLASTLGGSSENLPQASTNSFLHAALPEGPGLTTPMERGGSSRRSISAKHNTENGKSVAAPPTITKSYTSTKKEELLQVINKVKQQLENVGHRPLRGSHSISDLSLAANLDGSRNAGGGPGRYTKPVASHDTSQYTSPQNTTATAAPTNTQQQLQPPVQKQYQIPKEPHQQAQQQHQQYAPPASQQFFNCAAPKSKLQQNFQTMRQVQQHYPPYPHHVGVHQIHPPPGVPFGGSAAGSTTSMRSHSQPQNRQQQQQQQQQRAKRNPAGNNRRTPSILKHYKSCPVSPVHEEVEWSAEGNERGALLGEPKRHSVYADDARTILDMIHADTEKMIDEITRKYGDLDEPGIPASYSMPANLRNLGGLGSTGDSTPTGRTTQYYVYREFYQCERKVSLSDILQPEQFAASQRRLDEARFLETQRHSSASFFLTGQQSQESLSLLSDGDGPGSYCNSLESVLSDESDCQSAPLEYPQTQVAVLQQRHAGIRNFIIHGPVSKSYGNSPNAYGSFDYYMRQQHSTTTDSFDVTGYNLEPLKPLPSSKTYPRIAQVQVSENIPTLRSKNKQYTSGVNKSLSTDFAQQRQQRNSNPMQSGDNLFVRKPLKPKPPVPAKPHNLVSTLSHMEKQQKQKSQSRTASVVQQFEHNLQKFEKEKQREREQQRRPAMRSSVSSGALAGGSATQSCLKKVSRFDTSESSRRATSVRQKNRPKISVRFNTVSQIKYTPSAKRERLTREEEPPEMEVGSLPSDYGERSFEMYFAENGNAPENLENMQSLKLYTKPQLQAVVDEIQQEREKYRKNLDNAGKISGKGGSGKGKGAGSSTSHQCQNIAKKIDIIEKLIAMEENKMEQIRLATESRLRPFNCNAKEKGYVKSLTMNFDMLARGEDPTEDEDLASRDASDLCAYARNIRRNCSLPDVLESTDFTGIYNSQGVELAKEVIADDESGDPANPGITADSANHDDIGQTVVLRMEPGNPKTLNPMPIEESSIRRACSLSDLHMGNFGKPGKSQNGTPQKPQVQHRNGNVSRSASKRNSLQGKTGLGASSNSMNVLNQGSDSEPEDSNRLRSASNGQGRSNGPIAANRQYSNKINNVNNNRRKTPNFSSATPMQDDSSSEETPNSTVNNKPIVPPRPRNLAFDHKSKLMINNSGSPGGNAKQRSGVTSTEDFEGTDPEAQVHNVINKLYTTTQAAMQLHANLKNTLLLKELENALIMSRNMLSSITNRQADKTNNGGGGLGVGGSGGLNHDQLNADNGDYLMMVNNCADLLSNLRTKHKPDDCENNS; this is encoded by the exons ATAAAACTCAAAAAGGTCCTGGGCCTCACCGTGTGCAGCAATGCGGCTCTGGATGTGTCCCCAGTCAGCGGCCTGCTGGCCTATCCAGCTGG CTGCACCGTGGTGCTCTTCAATGCGAAACGCCAGACACAGGCCTACCTGGTCAACACCTCCCGCAAAGCATTCACATCCGTGGCGTTCTCCCGGTGTGGTCGCTACGTGGCCACCGGGGAGTGTGGCATCAATCCGGCCATCAAGGTCTGGGAGCTGGAGACTCCGAACGGAAGTCTGGAGcactgcagcggcggcagtgTTGTTGCGGAGTTTGTGGACCACAAATACGCCGTCACCTGTGTG GCCTTTTCGCCCACTGGCAAGTACCTGGTTTCGGTGGGCTCCCAGCACGACATGATTGTCAATGTGTTCGACTGGCGGGCCAACCTCAAGATGGCCTCGAATAAAATCAGCTCTAAGGTGGCTGCCGTGTGCTTTTCCGAGGATGGCAGCTACTTTGTGACCGTGGGCAATCGCCACGTGAAATACTGGTATCTGGAGGGCGGAAGAAAG TACAAGGATCCTATTCCCCTGATGGGTCGGAGCGCAATTCTGGGCGATTTGCGGGACAACGACTTTTGTGCGGTGGCGTGCGGCAAGGGGATATGTGCGGAGAGCACGTACGCTATCACGCGGCAAGGACACTTGGTGGAGTTCAGCTCCCGCCGCCTGCTCGACAAGTGGGTGCAGTGCCGCACCACCAATGCCAACTGTATCTGCGTGAATGAAAGGTTCATTCTCGTGGGCTGTGCGGAGTCCATCATCCGCATCTTCAATGCGGCCACGCTGGAATACGTGACCACTCTGCCCAGAACTCATTACCTGGGCGTGGATGTGGCCCAGGGCATCCAGATCAACCACATCATGTCGGTGCCACAGCAGGCCAAGTTCCCCGACTGCATTGCCATGGTGTTCGACGAACAGCGTTCCAAG GTGAGCTGCGTTTACAACGATCACTCTCTTTACATCTGGGATCTGCGCGACATCTCACGAGTGGGCAAGTCGCACTCGTTCCTTTATCACTCCACTTGCATCTGGGGCGTGGAGACAGTGCCATATAACGTGGAGCGGGAGCCATCGCAAACCCTTCCAGAGGAATGCTTCGTCACCTGCTCCTCGGACGACACGATCCGTGTCTGGGGATTGGACGGATGCACCAACAACGATATCTATCGGAGGAACATCTACTCCAAGGAGTTGCTGAAGATCGTCTACAGCGACGATGAACTGCAGTTTATCAAGGATCAGGGTTCGTCCCTGTTCGACAAAGCTGGAAACTCCTCCTACGATGGAAGGAATGGAGTGCGGTGCATCAAGATCAGTCCGGAACTGCAGCACTTGGCCAGTGGAGATCGTTGCGGCAACATACGCGTGTATAGTCTGGTCAATCTGCGCCTCCTCACCACCATCGAAGCCCATGAGTCTGAGGTGCTTTGCTTGGAGTATTCCAATGAGAAGATCGAACGAAAGTTATTAGCCAGTGCCAGTAGGGATCGACTGATCCATGTTTTCGACGTGGCGCAGAATTATCTACTGCTACAAACGCTGGATGATCACAGCTCCTCCATCACCTCCATTAAGTTTGTGGGTGCAGGACTCAACTTCCAGATGATCAGTTGTGGCGCCGACAAATCTATTATGTTTAGGAGTTTTCAG GGAAATATCTTCATGAGGGGCACCAACACCTCAGGAAAGACGACGTTGTACGACATGGAGGTGGACTCGAATGCCAAGCACATTTTGACCGCCTGCCAGGATCGCAACGTGCGGGTTTACGGAACCCAGAATGCCAAGCAAACAAAGACCTTCAAGGGCTCTCATTCAGACGAAGGAAGTCTGATCAAACTCAGTCTCGATCCCAGTGGCATCTATGTGGCCACTTCCTGCACGGATAAAACGCTTGCTGTTTATGATTACTACTCCAATGAGTGCATGGCAAGGATGTACGGTCACAGCGAGTTGGTCACGGGACTCAAGTTCACCAACGATTGCAGACATTTAATTTCCGCAAGTGGCGACGGTTGCATTTTCATATGGCAAGTGCCACACGATATGATAGTGACCATGCAGGCCAGGATGTCGCAACAGCGTCTCAGATCTGGACATGCTCCATTGCCGCGACCCTTGGCTCCCATTTCGCCACCGGATGGTATTGTCCTGGAATCGCCTACCAGTGAAATAGAGCAGCCGCAATTGCAGCCCAAGTTCGGAGTAGCCGAAAGGTTTTCCGATGTGGGTCAACTGCCTCAGTGGGCGATGCGAAAAGCAGCAGCCGATTCGGATAGTGGGGCCTTGTCCATACCCACGCCCATTGGTGGATCTGCAACTGTGCCTGGCATGCATGCTGCTTCATCGATGGGAAATCTAAGCTCATCGCCCAGTCAACAGATGACAGGACTGGCACCCCGGGCCAGGGGAAGATGGGCCCAGAGGAGCACTCAGTTGGAAACGGCCGATGACCTGCGTTCCAACTCCGAAAGTCCTCTGGGAACCGTTTCGTCTGTAGGTGGTCACAGCGGTGTAAATGTCCAGACCTCTGATTACAATAGTGCCTCTTCCAAGGACATTACGTACAATCAAACCTACTTGAGTGAGGACTCCTCCATCGATTCTGGGATGGAGACGCGAAGGGGCGAACTCAAGTTcattggcagcagcaacaacggaACGGTGGTCACTGTGTCCTCCGTTTCCTCGATGGCTGTTTTTGCCTCCAATGGTGCCATGTCGACGGGTTCTGGAGCTGCCCAACAGCGTCTTCAGTTGCCGGATAAACGGTTAAAGCCGGGTCTGCGATTCGATACCCATACCCATGATCACGATGGGGATGTGGAAGACATCTCCGATGGAGAGAGAACTAGCTCCGATCACGGAATGTTCTACAACAACCTCGCGCCCAGCACGCCAAC AGATTTCAAGGTGACGGCCATGAACGAGGATGAGCTGCGCAAATCGGTGCGCCGTCAGAAGTTTGAAAAGTCCGGCCTTCAGCTTACCCCTTCGGCTctcagcggaaacggaagttcGCATACTGCGAGCACCGGAACTGGGACCTCCGATACCGAAGACGAAGGCTCCACGCCCAGTGCCGAAAATGCCGAGCGGTCGCTGGCCTCGACGTTGGGTGGCAGTTCGGAGAATCTGCCCCAGGCCAGCACCAACAGCTTCCTGCACGCCGCCTTGCCAGAGGGACCGGGACTAACAACGCCAATGGAAAGGGGTGGCAGCA GTCGCCGCAGCATCAGCGCCAAGCACAATACGGAGAATGGGAAAAGCGTGGCCGCGCCGCCCACCATCACCAAGTCGTATACAAGCACCAaaaaggaggagctgctgcaggtCATCAACAAGGtcaagcagcagctggagaat GTAGGCCATAGACCCCTCCGGGGAAGCCATAGCATATCGGACCTGAGTCTGGCAGCCAACTTGGATGGATCGAGGAATGCGGGCGGAGGACCAGGACGTTACACGAAGCCAG TTGCCTCCCATGACACTTCGCAGTATACTAGCCCTCAAAACACAACAGCAACGGCTGCACCAACGAATAcccagcagcaactccagcCACCAGTGCAGAAGCAGTATCAAATTCCAAAGGAGCCACATCAGCaagcccagcagcaacatcagcaataTGCGCCTCCTGCCtcccaacaatttttcaactGTGCTGCCCCGAAATCGAAGCTGCAACAGAACTTCCAGACGATGCGACAGGTGCAGCAGCACTATCCGCCCTATCCACATCATGTGGGTGTGCATCAGATCCATCCGCCTCCCGGGGTTCCGTTCGGAGGATCTGCTGCGGGGTCCACAACTTCAATGCGTTCGCATTCCCAGCCGCAAAAtcgccaacagcagcagcagcagcagcaacaaagagCAAAGAGGAATCCAGCTGGGAACAACCGGCGTACGCCTAGCATCCTAAAGCACTACAAATCCTGTCCAGTTTCTCCAGTCCACGAAGAGGTGGAATGGTCTGCCGAGGGAAACGAAAGAGGAGCTCTGCTCGGCGAGCCCAAAAGGCACTCTGTTTATGCTGATGATGCTAGAACTATTCTGGACATGATCCATGCTGATACGGAAAAGATGATTGATGAGATCACCCGAAAATACGGAGATCTGGATGAACCCGGTATCCCAGCATCGTACTCCATGCCAGCGAATCTGAGAAACTTGGGAGGACTGGGTTCCACTGGTGATTCCACGCCCACTGGCAGAACTACACAGTATTACGTTTACAGGGAATTTTACCAATGCGAGAGGAAGGTGTCCCTCTCGGATATTCTGCAGCCCGAGCAATTTGCGGCCAGTCAGAGAAGATTGGACGAGGCTAGATTTTTGGAGACCCAACGCCATTCCAGTGCCAGTTTCTTCCTCACCGGCCAGCAGAGTCAGGAGTCACTCTCTCTGCTTTCCGATGGCGATGGTCCTGGAAGCTATTGCAACAGCTTGGAGAGCGTACTGTCGGATGAAAGTGATTGCCAGAGTGCTCCCCTGGAGTATCCTCAAACTCAGGTGGCTGTTCTTCAACAGCGCCATGCCGGCATCCGGAACTTTATTATCCACGGTCCGGTGTCCAAGTCCTACGGAAACAGCCCGAATGCCTACGGGAGCTTCGACTACTATATGCGACAACAGCACTCCACAACAACGGACAGCTTCGACGTCACAGGCTACAATCTGGAGCCACTGAAACCACTGCCCAGTTCTAAGACATATCCCAGGATAGCTCAGGTTCAGGTGTCTGAAAATATACCCACTCTGCGATCCAAGAATAAGCAATATACCTCAGGTGTTAACAAGTCCTTAAGTACGGACTTCGCCCAACAGCGACAGCAAAGGAATTCGAATCCCATGCAATCAGGTGACAATCTTTTTGTGAGGAAACCACTGAAACCCAAGCCGCCGGTGCCAGCAAAACCTCACAATCTAGTCAGCACCTTGAGCCACATGGAGaagcagcaaaaacagaaatccCAGTCCAGAACCGCCAGTGTTGTCCAGCAATTTGAGCATAATTTACAGAAAttcgaaaaggaaaagcaaaggGAGCGGGAACAGCAAAGGAGGCCGGCGATGCGGAGCTCAGTAAGTTCTGGAGCTCTGGCTGGAGGATCAGCCACCCAGAGTTGTCTGAAGAAAGTCTCCCGCTTTGATACCAGCGAAAGCAGTCGAAGGGCCACCAGTGTGAGACAGAAAAATAGGCCAAAGATCTCTGTGCGCTTCAACACAGTCTCGCAGATCAAGTATACGCCCAGTGCCAAGAGGGAGAGGCTGACGAGAGAAGAGGAGCCACCGGAAATGGAGGTGGGCAGCCTGCCCAGCGACTATGGAGAGCGCAGTTTCGAAATGTATTTCGCGGAGAACGGAAATGCTCCGGAGAATCTGGAAAACATGCAGAGCCTTAAACTGTACACCAAACCCCAACTCCAAGCAGTGGTGGATGAGATACAGCAGGAGCGGGAAAAGTATCGAAAAAACCTTGACAACGCTGGCAAGATTAGCGGAAAGGGAGGAAGTGGAAAGGGAAAAGGAGCAGGCAGCTCCACCAGCCACCAGTGCCAGAATATAGCCAAAAAGATCGACATCATCGAGAAGTTAATCGCCATGGAGGAGAACAAAATGGAGCAAATACGTTTGGCGACCGAATCGCGCTTGAGGCCCTTCAATTGCAATGCCAAGGAGAAGGGCTATGTGAAAAGTTTGACCATGAACTTTGACATGCTGGCCAGAGGTGAAGATCCCACAGAAGATGAGGATCTGGCATCCAGAGATGCCTCGGATTTGTGCGCCTATGCGAGGAACATCCGCAGAAACTGCAGCTTGCCAGATGTCCTGGAGAGCACCGATTTCACTGGCATCTACAACAGCCAGGGTGTGGAGTTGGCCAAGGAAGTGATTGCCGACGATGAGAGCGGGGATCCGGCGAACCCAGGGATCACTGCAGATAGCGCTAATCACGATGACATCGGACAGACTGTTGTTTTGAGGATGGAGCCAG GCAATCCCAAAACGCTCAATCCCATGCCCATCGAGGAGTCCTCCATACGCCGCGCCTGTTCGCTGAGCGACCTGCACATGGGCAACTTTGGCAAGC ctggaaaatcgcAGAATGGCACTCCACAGAAGCCGCAGGTCCAGCACCGAAATGGAAACGTCTCGCGATCGGCCAGCAAAAGGAACAGTTTGCAGGGCAAAACTGGGTTGGGTGCCTCCAGCAACTCCATGAACGTTCTCAATCAGGGC AGCGACTCGGAACCCGAGGACAGCAACCGCTTGCGAAGTGCCAGCAACGGGCAGGGACGCAGCAACGGACCCATTG CTGCGAATCGCCAGTACAGCAACAAGATTAACAATGTTAACAACAATCGGCGAAAGACGCCAAACTTTAGCAGTG CCACGCCCATGCAGGACGACTCCAGCTCCGAGGAGACGCCCAATAGCACTGTCAACAACAAGCCCATTGTGCCACCAAGGCCTAGGAACCTGGCCTTTGATCACAAGAGCAAACTGATGATCAACAACAGTGGCAGCCCCGGCGGAAATGCCAAACAGAGGAGCGGAGTGACTTCCACTGAGGATTTCGAGGGCACAGATc CTGAAGCCCAAGTACACAATGTGATCAATAAACTTTATACAACCACACAAGCAGCTATGCAGCTGCATGCGAATCTGAAGAATACGCTGCTGCTGAAGGAACTGGAGAACGCCCTGATCATGTCCAGGAATATGCTAAGCAGCATCACCAATCG ACAAGCGGATAAGACGAACAACGGAGGCGGGGGATTAGGAGTGGGTGGTAGTGGGGGATTGAACCACGATCAGCTGAACGCTGACAACGGAGACTATCTGATGATGGTCAACAACTGTGCCGATCTTTTGAGCAATTTACGCACGAAGCACAAACCCGATGACTGTGAGAATAACTCCTAG